From one Melioribacteraceae bacterium genomic stretch:
- a CDS encoding PspC domain-containing protein, with protein MNEQEKKIENEENDNQYSDQQLIPSQKRLYRSPYNFVLLGISGGIAEYMNIHPLLVRFIFILTAILGGWGIIAYIICAFLIPKHPTQKGKSSFQNVSSTKLLGFIFIGIGVYFWLPAIGIFRLIESIDLKQNILVALILVFLGIFVLVKGKHIPKKEPEQKEKNFVRSINKRRLLGVCSGLASYLKVDVTLIRIICMLLTFFTLGLVLLFYLFIGYFIPREETEVLANE; from the coding sequence ATGAATGAACAAGAAAAGAAAATAGAAAACGAAGAAAATGATAATCAATATTCCGATCAACAATTAATCCCTTCACAAAAAAGACTTTATCGCTCACCATATAACTTTGTGCTTCTCGGTATCTCCGGTGGTATCGCTGAGTATATGAACATCCATCCTCTTTTAGTGAGATTCATTTTTATTTTAACCGCCATTCTTGGTGGTTGGGGAATTATTGCTTATATCATTTGTGCATTTTTAATTCCCAAACATCCAACACAAAAAGGTAAGAGTAGTTTTCAGAATGTAAGTTCAACAAAATTACTTGGATTTATCTTTATAGGTATCGGCGTTTATTTCTGGCTTCCGGCAATCGGAATTTTTCGTTTAATTGAATCAATAGATTTAAAACAGAATATTCTCGTTGCTTTGATTTTGGTTTTTCTAGGAATATTCGTCTTGGTAAAGGGAAAACACATTCCTAAAAAAGAACCAGAACAAAAAGAAAAAAATTTTGTCAGATCAATTAATAAAAGAAGATTGTTGGGTGTGTGTTCAGGTTTGGCAAGTTATCTAAAAGTCGATGTAACATTGATCAGAATAATTTGCATGTTGCTAACATTTTTTACATTAGGATTAGTTTTATTGTTCTATTTATTTATTGGTTATTTTATCCCAAGAGAAGAAACCGAGGTATTAGCTAATGAATAA
- a CDS encoding nucleoside deaminase, with amino-acid sequence MKDKFLQEALNEAKKGYEEGGIPIGSVLVIDGKIVGRGHNQRVQKGSAILHAEMDCFENAGRLKAKDYQRAVLYSTLSPCDMCSGTALLYKIPKIVVGENKTFKGPEDYVRSCGVDVEVVNDPDCISLMEKFIKENPELWNEDIGE; translated from the coding sequence ATGAAGGACAAATTTTTGCAAGAAGCTCTAAATGAGGCAAAGAAAGGTTATGAAGAAGGCGGTATTCCGATCGGTTCGGTTTTGGTAATTGATGGAAAAATAGTCGGTAGGGGACACAATCAAAGAGTTCAAAAGGGAAGTGCAATCCTTCATGCGGAAATGGATTGTTTTGAAAACGCCGGAAGATTAAAAGCAAAAGATTATCAAAGAGCCGTTTTATATTCAACATTATCACCATGCGATATGTGCAGCGGCACAGCATTGTTATACAAAATTCCAAAGATAGTGGTTGGTGAGAATAAAACTTTTAAAGGACCGGAAGACTATGTCCGTTCATGCGGTGTTGACGTTGAAGTTGTAAACGATCCTGATTGTATTTCCTTAATGGAAAAATTCATAAAGGAAAATCCTGAATTGTGGAATGAAGATATTGGCGAGTGA
- a CDS encoding 5-formyltetrahydrofolate cyclo-ligase: MKTLIPKSEARKLVVQRRTELTSVDISQKTERIIQRLSTLDEFVHAQTVHCYIASRPGEVDTKKLINYMEGWGKVIVIPKLNKRTKTFNRFNFMGWEYLVKNNEGYLEPHVGIDEDMSDIDLVIVPALAISVSGQRVGYGGGYYDKLLKKTFAPKIVLAYEFQIFDYIESHFHDARVDKIVTEIRTINTRESSRKFDS; the protein is encoded by the coding sequence GTGAAAACACTTATCCCAAAATCCGAAGCAAGGAAACTTGTAGTACAAAGACGAACTGAATTAACTTCGGTTGATATCTCACAAAAAACAGAAAGAATAATTCAGCGTCTTTCTACATTAGATGAATTCGTTCATGCTCAAACAGTTCATTGCTATATTGCCAGCAGACCGGGCGAAGTTGATACAAAAAAATTAATCAACTACATGGAAGGCTGGGGTAAAGTTATTGTTATCCCTAAACTCAACAAGAGAACCAAGACATTCAACCGGTTTAATTTTATGGGTTGGGAATATTTGGTAAAGAACAACGAAGGTTATCTTGAACCTCACGTCGGAATTGATGAAGATATGAGTGATATCGATTTAGTAATTGTTCCTGCACTTGCAATTTCGGTTTCGGGTCAACGTGTTGGTTACGGAGGCGGTTATTATGATAAACTTCTCAAGAAAACATTTGCACCAAAAATTGTTCTCGCATATGAATTTCAAATATTCGATTATATTGAATCTCATTTTCATGATGCTCGTGTGGATAAAATTGTAACTGAAATCAGAACAATCAACACTAGAGAAAGTTCTAGAAAATTTGATTCTTAA